A single Muntiacus reevesi chromosome 9, mMunRee1.1, whole genome shotgun sequence DNA region contains:
- the KCNE3 gene encoding potassium voltage-gated channel subfamily E member 3, translated as METINGTETWYESLHAVLKALNATLHSNLLCRPGPDNLTEEKRASLPGRNDNSYMYILFVMFLFAATVGSLILGYTRSRKVDKRSDPYHVYIKNRVSML; from the coding sequence ATGGAGACCATCAATGGGACTGAGACCTGGTATGAGAGCCTGCATGCTGTGCTGAAGGCTTTAAATGCCACTCTTCACAGCAACTTGCTCTGCCGGCCAGGGCCAGACAACCTGACTGAGGAGAAGCGGGCCAGCCTGCCTGGCCGCAATGATAACTCCTACATGTACATCCTGTTCGTCATGTTCCTCTTTGCTGCCACTGTGGGCAGTCTCATCCTCGGATACACCCGCTCCCGCAAAGTGGACAAGCGCAGTGACCCCTATCACGTGTACATCAAGAACCGTGTGTCTATGCTCTGA